CCATCGGGTAGAGCCGCCCGGCGTTATCGCCGCTGGCGGCCCAGGCGCCCACGAGCCCGCGGGTGGGCGGCTCGTCGCCCTTCGGTTCGCCGTGGAAGACGAAGAGGCCCAGGGCGGTCTGGTAGTGCGCGTCGAAATGGGCGCCCATGGCGCGCCGGGCGAAATCGATGGACGCGCCCAGCCAGCGGTCGAAGGCCGCGAGCTCTTCTCCGCCTGCGTTCAGCCGGATGAAATCGCCCGTGGCGGGCAGCTTGCCGAAGCAGCCGATCTGCGGCGGAGCGGCAGGGCCCTTCTTGCGGCGCCAGAACATGACTGCTGGGAGTGAACCACGAACCGCTCACCGAGCGCTACCACCTTCCCGGTTGCGGGGGAGCGTGCGGGGAGGGAGCCGGGCGCGCGGGGGCGGCGGGGGGCCCTCCCGCGAACTCGCGCCTTTTGGTGGCCATTGCCACATGCGCGGATGAGCCGAGATCATTCGCGTCCCGCTCCGGCGCGGGCCGGCGCTCGGATTCGCGGGGCCCTCCCCCGCCGCCCCCGCGCGCCCGGCCCCCTCCCCGCACGCTCCGTTCCAGTCCGCGCGACCCGTCCCCCCGTCCAGGATCCTTGCCCCTCTCTTCCCCCCTTTTCACAAAGAGCCAGCGGGGGAGGGGGTGTCGTGCGGGGGGCCGGCGGGGTAGGGCCCCGCGAACCCGAGCGCCGGCCCGCATCGGAGCGCCTCGCGCCCGGTCTCGGCTCCCCCGTTCTCACGGCAACGGCCCCCCAAAAGGCGCGAGTTCGCGGGAGGGGCCCCCGCCGGCCCCCCGCACGACACCCCCTCCCCCGCTGGCTCCGTTGCTGTCTACCTCACCCTTTGCCGAAGCGATCGCCGATGCTGGCAGGGCAGTTGGTCGCCCGGAAGAAGCTCGTCGGGAACGGGTGGTTCCCGCGGGTCGGCCGGATCTCCATGGTCACGATCACAGGCGGCGCGGTCATCTGCCAGGTCACCGTGAACAGCTCGTCGTTGTCCTTCTGGGCGGTGGTCGTCCCGGCCTCGAAGAGCCGGAAGATCCCCCACGGCCCTTCGCGCACGAGCTCCTCGTCGAGCCCGCCCGCGCCGCGCACCTGGATCCTCGCGCCCTTCGCGCCTTCGCCCGGCCAGTTGAAGGTGTGCCAGAACTCCTTCTCGTTGCGATAGAGCCTCTTCTGGCCGTCGACCTCGAAGACCACCTCGCTCACGATCGGGCTGACCGTCTTCATGTTGATGTGGAAGACGACCTTCGGCTCCGCCCCGCCGCTGCTCCCGAAGAGCGCGTCGGAGATCTCGTTCGAGCGCCGGAGGCAGTTGTACAGGTTCGCGCTGAACGGCGTGAACGGCTTCGCCGCCTGCGGCTGCCCCGACAGGTGGGCCTTCGGGAAGAACTCGTGCCCGACCTGGTAGTGGAAGCCCTTGAGGTACGTCTCGTAGAAGCCCCAGAGCACCCCGTCCTTCGGCTTGAAGAAGGCCATCGCGTCCTCGAGCGACGCGTCGCGCGACGAGGCGAGGTTGAACGGGTAGCGGTCCTTGATCTTGTCGCGGTAGTGCGGCCAGACCTCGACCTCCCAGATCCCGCTCGCCGCGCCGCCTGCGCGCCGCACGACGGCCTTGTACGCCTGCCGGAGGGGGTTCATGAGGAGCGGCTCCATCAGCCGCTGCCCGTTCTGGTCCATCGAGAGCAGCAGCCCCTGGGTCTCCTTCACCGCGTCCTGGAACGCCTCCGTGGCCTTCGAGGTGTCCGCGTCCGGCGGCCCGTCCTCGACGACGCTCATCTCCCCTGCCAGCCGCTCGAGGTGGCCCACGTACTGGCCGAGCTTGGGCGGGGGCGGCGGGGGCTGCCCTTCGCCTGCCGGCGGCTGGGGCACCCCGAAGCTGGCCATCGACTCGAACTTGTCGGGCACCGGATCGTAGTGCTCGCGCTGGTTCCCCGTGAGCATCGAGTCGACCCGCACGCCCGTCCGCCGATCGACCTTCTGCGCGATCATGTCCTTGGCCCTGTCGAGCAGGCCGCCGTCCGCCGTCAGCAGGCTCGGCTTCTCGTCCTTCCCGAACTGCGTCTCGTCCGAGAGCCGCTGGAGCAGCCGCCGGTAGGGCCAGTCGGGCGTGGAGAGCACCCTGAACTCGTGGATCGCGTCCCGGTTCGTCTTCGGGACGTCGACCTGGATGTCGCGGAAGAACGCCTCCCACTGCGCGATGTACGCGTTGTCGTAGTCCTGCCGGACGCGGTCGAGCTCCTTCTGGATCTGGTCGCCCTGCCGCTTCTCGTCGCTCGACAGCGGGAGCACCCAGAGCTCGCGCTCGAGCTTCTTCCTCCCCTCCTTCAGCGACTCGAGCACCTGCGCGTGCCCCTTGGCCGTGTAGGGCCCCTGCACCTCGAACCACGTCCCGCCCCGGTTCTTCTGCGCGCTGTGGATGACGGTCAGCACCTCGGACCGATCCGCGAACATCTCGTTGAGCGACACCGGCGGGTACTTCAGGTTCTCCGGCGTGTTCGGCCCCGACTCGTCGTACTTCTGATCGATCAGGCTCGTTACAAACTGATCGTAGTAGCGCTTCGTCGGGTCGACCCGCAGCAGGTCGGCGCGCGCCCGGGCGATGAGCGGCTCGTTCAGCTCCTCGGCCTCGAGCTTCTTCCGCCGCACGAGGTCGATGTAATACGCGACGTGCGGCGTGAGCCGCTCCTTGAGCTCGCTCTCGGGCAGATCGGTGAACGGCTTCAGGGTGTCGGCCCAGACCTGGACGAGCCGCCCGGTCTGCCACCGCGCCGCCTGCTCATCCATGTGGCCCTGGTACTCCTTGCCGAGCAGGAGATAGCTCCGCAGGGCGTTGTAGCCGTCCAGGAACTCCCCTTCGCGCACCTTCTCGAGCTTCGCCTCGAGCTGCGCCTTCGCAGGGCTGACGAAGCCCTGCTTCAAGCTCATGATGTACTGGCCCATCGTCGGCGGGAACAGCTTGTCCCCCTGGAACATGAACCAGCCGTACTCGATCGGCGTGTTCTCGACGTAACCGTCGAGCTTCCCCACGTGCTCCTGCAGCCGATCGAGCTTGTCGATGTTCGCGCGCACGTTCGGCGGCGTGCCGGCCCGCCCGGACCAGTCCACGAACGCGATCTCGTCCGAGATGCGCCGGGTCTCGGCGACGAGCGCCTTGTTGTTGAAGTACGAGATCAGCGCCGGCAGGAGGAACAGCAGCGCCACGAGCGCCGCGGCCGCCGCGACCAGGATCCGCTGCATCCGCCGCCGCCGAAGCTCCGCCTCGGAGCGCGCGGCGAGGTCCTGATCCGGGAAGACAACGTTGGTGAAAACGTCGTGCAGGAAGAAGCTCTTCGACTCCTTCGGGACCGCGGCGTCCTCCTCGCCCTCGCCGAGCCCCGCGCGGAGCCCGAACGCGCGCCCCATCGCCCCGACCACGCGGTCGAGCGGCCGCCCCTCCTGGACGCCGCTCGTGAAGTAGAACCCGCGCAGGATCGGCGTGGGCGCCGCGCCCGCCTTGGGCGCGAACGCCGCCGCGATGAAGTCCGACAGGTTGCGCTTCACCGCCGCGAACTCGAGCGGGAACTGGTAGCTCTTCTCCTTCACCTCGCGGTTGCGCTCGCCGATGAGCCGCTTCGTCAGCCGCGCGTGGAGCTTCTCGACGAGCACGTCGAACTCGCGGTCGAAGATCTTCCCGGGCTCGTCCTTGTTCTCGTCGAGCCGCACGGTGGCGCCCCACGCCTGGGCGCGCTCGCTCTTCTTCAGGTCGCCGAAGTACTCGGTGAAGCCCGCCACCAGGTCGCTCTTCGTGAAGAGCACGTAGACCGGCAGGACCATGTGCAGCGTCTGCTGCATCTCGTCGATGCGCGCGCGGATCTTCTTGCCGGTCTGATCGATCTGCTCGTCGCTCGCGTCGAGCAGCTCGCTCAGGCTCACCGCGACGATGACGCCGTTCAGCGGCTTGTGCTCGCGGTGCTGCAGCAGGGTCTCGAGGAACGCCATCCACTCGTCGTGGTCGTCGCTCTCGGTCGTGTACCGGCCGGCCGTGTCGAGGAGGATCGCCTCGTTCGTGAACCACCACTCGCAGTTCCTCGTGCCGCCGACGCCGCGCACGCCGGTGCGCTCGGGGTCGACGTACGGGAACACGAGCCCGGAGTGCCGGAGGGCAGTGGTCTTGCCTGCCCCGGGCGGGCCGACCATCACGTACCAGGGGAGGACGTAGAGCGCGTCGGCGCCCCGCTTGCCCCCGCCGAGCTTCGAGGCCTTGAGCGCGGCGATGCCCTCCTGCATCTGCCGGTTGAGCTCCTGGATCTCCGCGCGCCGCTCCGGCTTCGCGTTGATCACCTGCTCCTGCGCCTGCTGCGCGATCGCCTTCTCGAGCGCCCGCGC
The DNA window shown above is from Sorangium aterium and carries:
- the tssM gene encoding type VI secretion system membrane subunit TssM, with amino-acid sequence MWLWILSALFLTAVWGVWFMLRPAAGEGAEAFPIEIPLVATAVVLAVLVGLAIYRRIRAARAARALEKAIAQQAQEQVINAKPERRAEIQELNRQMQEGIAALKASKLGGGKRGADALYVLPWYVMVGPPGAGKTTALRHSGLVFPYVDPERTGVRGVGGTRNCEWWFTNEAILLDTAGRYTTESDDHDEWMAFLETLLQHREHKPLNGVIVAVSLSELLDASDEQIDQTGKKIRARIDEMQQTLHMVLPVYVLFTKSDLVAGFTEYFGDLKKSERAQAWGATVRLDENKDEPGKIFDREFDVLVEKLHARLTKRLIGERNREVKEKSYQFPLEFAAVKRNLSDFIAAAFAPKAGAAPTPILRGFYFTSGVQEGRPLDRVVGAMGRAFGLRAGLGEGEEDAAVPKESKSFFLHDVFTNVVFPDQDLAARSEAELRRRRMQRILVAAAAALVALLFLLPALISYFNNKALVAETRRISDEIAFVDWSGRAGTPPNVRANIDKLDRLQEHVGKLDGYVENTPIEYGWFMFQGDKLFPPTMGQYIMSLKQGFVSPAKAQLEAKLEKVREGEFLDGYNALRSYLLLGKEYQGHMDEQAARWQTGRLVQVWADTLKPFTDLPESELKERLTPHVAYYIDLVRRKKLEAEELNEPLIARARADLLRVDPTKRYYDQFVTSLIDQKYDESGPNTPENLKYPPVSLNEMFADRSEVLTVIHSAQKNRGGTWFEVQGPYTAKGHAQVLESLKEGRKKLERELWVLPLSSDEKRQGDQIQKELDRVRQDYDNAYIAQWEAFFRDIQVDVPKTNRDAIHEFRVLSTPDWPYRRLLQRLSDETQFGKDEKPSLLTADGGLLDRAKDMIAQKVDRRTGVRVDSMLTGNQREHYDPVPDKFESMASFGVPQPPAGEGQPPPPPPKLGQYVGHLERLAGEMSVVEDGPPDADTSKATEAFQDAVKETQGLLLSMDQNGQRLMEPLLMNPLRQAYKAVVRRAGGAASGIWEVEVWPHYRDKIKDRYPFNLASSRDASLEDAMAFFKPKDGVLWGFYETYLKGFHYQVGHEFFPKAHLSGQPQAAKPFTPFSANLYNCLRRSNEISDALFGSSGGAEPKVVFHINMKTVSPIVSEVVFEVDGQKRLYRNEKEFWHTFNWPGEGAKGARIQVRGAGGLDEELVREGPWGIFRLFEAGTTTAQKDNDELFTVTWQMTAPPVIVTMEIRPTRGNHPFPTSFFRATNCPASIGDRFGKG